A window of the Microvirga terrae genome harbors these coding sequences:
- a CDS encoding 2,4'-dihydroxyacetophenone dioxygenase family protein, with the protein MSEPEITPSSDKWIPYRHSQPKDSPPELVVPNVIPTDERIWVPVEENVWFRPLLLAASRGYWMNLLRVRRSGVLSRHRHPQPVHAFVLRGEWRYLEHDWIAKEGSYAYEAPGETHTLVVDPHVDEMITLFQVNGAMIYVDPDGQTTGFDDVFTRIEKCRNHYAKNGLGAEYIDQFIR; encoded by the coding sequence ATGTCAGAGCCTGAAATCACTCCAAGCAGTGACAAATGGATTCCCTACCGGCATTCCCAGCCAAAGGATTCTCCACCGGAACTTGTGGTTCCGAACGTCATCCCGACAGACGAGCGGATATGGGTCCCGGTCGAGGAGAATGTGTGGTTTCGACCCCTCCTGCTTGCTGCATCACGCGGCTATTGGATGAACCTGTTGCGCGTGAGGAGGTCTGGCGTGCTTTCGCGCCATCGGCATCCTCAGCCAGTTCATGCCTTCGTGCTGAGGGGAGAGTGGCGCTACCTGGAGCATGATTGGATCGCCAAAGAGGGATCTTATGCCTACGAGGCTCCAGGGGAGACGCATACGCTTGTCGTTGATCCCCATGTGGATGAAATGATCACTCTTTTCCAAGTCAACGGCGCAATGATCTATGTCGATCCGGACGGCCAAACCACCGGGTTCGACGATGTGTTCACTCGGATCGAGAAATGCCGCAATCATTATGCGAAGAATGGCTTGGGAGCCGAATATATCGACCAATTCATTCGATAA
- a CDS encoding iron-containing alcohol dehydrogenase yields the protein MSLITYLTTIRFAPGALAELGDDLQELNIRKPLIIADVGLERAGLIDRLRNVLPNGSDVPTFTGTPTNPTEGAVLAALDLYRSRGCDGLIAIGGGSPIDLAKGVALLSTHSGPLEGYAAILGGIPKITAAVAPLIALPTTAGTGSEVGRAALITLEDGRKLGFISPHLIPQRAICDPELTLGLPPALTAATGMDAITHCVETFLSPRFNPPAEAIALDGLERAVKNIERAVTHGDDAAARHEMMMAALEGGLTFQKGLGAVHALSHPLGGLKQVSLHHGTLNAVLLPYVIEFNEKNCGPKYDVLRQRVGIGPGANLADFFRNLNARLDMPESLAAMGVPRVTLPSIAESATKDHSSATNPRPASASDYLAILEAAYEGGSLHAST from the coding sequence ATGTCACTGATTACTTATCTGACAACCATTCGCTTTGCGCCCGGTGCCCTCGCCGAGCTCGGTGACGATCTGCAGGAACTGAATATCAGAAAACCGCTGATCATTGCCGACGTGGGTCTTGAGCGCGCGGGCTTGATTGATCGCCTCAGGAATGTGCTTCCGAACGGCTCCGACGTGCCAACCTTCACGGGAACACCGACAAATCCGACCGAGGGCGCTGTACTCGCTGCGCTGGATCTCTACCGCTCCCGTGGGTGCGACGGATTGATTGCCATAGGCGGCGGCTCGCCGATCGATTTGGCAAAGGGGGTTGCGCTGCTTTCCACCCATAGCGGCCCTCTGGAGGGCTATGCCGCAATTCTGGGTGGGATTCCGAAGATCACCGCAGCGGTTGCGCCTTTGATCGCCCTCCCGACCACGGCCGGCACCGGAAGTGAGGTGGGACGGGCGGCTCTGATTACCCTGGAGGATGGGCGCAAGCTCGGGTTCATCTCTCCCCATCTCATCCCTCAGCGGGCGATCTGCGATCCCGAGCTGACATTGGGGCTTCCCCCAGCTCTCACAGCGGCAACCGGTATGGACGCAATCACGCATTGCGTCGAGACCTTCCTGAGCCCGCGCTTCAACCCTCCGGCGGAGGCCATCGCCCTGGATGGCCTGGAGCGGGCTGTCAAGAACATCGAGCGTGCGGTGACCCACGGTGACGATGCGGCGGCCAGGCACGAGATGATGATGGCTGCGCTGGAGGGAGGATTGACCTTCCAGAAGGGCCTTGGTGCCGTTCACGCCCTCTCTCATCCTCTCGGAGGCCTGAAGCAGGTCTCGCTGCATCATGGGACACTGAACGCCGTGCTGCTGCCCTATGTGATCGAGTTCAATGAGAAGAATTGCGGCCCCAAGTACGACGTTCTGCGTCAGCGGGTGGGGATCGGGCCTGGAGCGAATCTCGCTGATTTCTTCCGTAATCTTAACGCGCGCCTCGACATGCCGGAGAGCCTTGCGGCGATGGGTGTTCCCCGCGTCACGCTCCCCAGCATTGCCGAAAGCGCGACCAAGGATCATTCGTCGGCCACCAACCCACGACCGGCAAGCGCCAGCGACTATCTCGCGATCCTGGAGGCGGCGTACGAAGGCGGATCTCTTCACGCCTCCACATGA
- a CDS encoding aldo/keto reductase, protein MPNPHELEFNDGHTMPQLGFGLWQVPNSEAAHVVGQAFRAGYQMVDSAAAYGNEAGVGEALRASGLAREEIFVTTKLANPNHGYDEALRAFDESLERLGSDYVDLYLIHWPRAWEDRYVQTWRAFQRIKEEGRARSIGVSNFTIEHLQRLINETGVVPVLNQIELHPRFQQRVMREFHQKHGIVTQSWSPLGRGQLAENEPISALAAKHGKTWAQIVIRWHIDSGVAVIPKSVTSERIRENFDIFDFALSPDDLAQVSKLDRSDGRVGAHPDQFRP, encoded by the coding sequence ATGCCAAACCCTCATGAACTCGAGTTCAACGACGGCCACACCATGCCCCAGCTCGGCTTTGGGCTATGGCAGGTTCCCAATTCCGAAGCCGCTCACGTGGTCGGCCAAGCTTTCCGAGCCGGATATCAGATGGTCGACTCAGCTGCGGCTTACGGCAACGAGGCGGGCGTCGGGGAAGCCTTGAGGGCGAGTGGATTGGCGCGTGAGGAAATCTTCGTGACCACGAAGTTGGCCAATCCTAATCATGGCTATGATGAAGCCCTGCGTGCCTTCGACGAGAGTTTGGAGCGTCTGGGTTCCGACTACGTGGATCTCTATCTTATTCACTGGCCCCGTGCCTGGGAGGATCGCTACGTGCAGACATGGCGCGCCTTCCAGCGGATCAAGGAGGAGGGGCGTGCGCGGTCAATCGGAGTTTCCAATTTCACGATCGAACATCTCCAGCGCCTCATCAACGAGACGGGTGTTGTCCCAGTTCTGAACCAGATAGAGCTGCACCCGCGGTTTCAGCAGCGGGTCATGCGAGAATTCCACCAGAAACATGGAATTGTTACGCAGTCCTGGAGCCCGCTCGGCCGGGGGCAGCTCGCTGAGAATGAGCCAATCAGTGCTCTTGCGGCGAAGCACGGCAAAACCTGGGCACAAATCGTGATCCGCTGGCATATCGACAGCGGCGTGGCTGTGATCCCGAAATCCGTTACATCCGAGCGAATTCGGGAAAACTTCGATATCTTTGATTTCGCACTCTCTCCAGATGACCTCGCGCAGGTCAGCAAGCTCGACAGAAGCGATGGACGCGTTGGAGCGCACCCGGATCAGTTCCGTCCGTGA
- a CDS encoding inorganic phosphate transporter, translating to MDAASISLPLLVGLIVVALLFDFINGLHDAANSIATIVSTRVLRPQLAVIWAAFFNFIAFLFFGLHVANTVGSGIVSASIIDAAVIFGALMGAIIWNIITWAGGIPSSSSHALVGGLVGAGVAKAGLGAVVWGGLGPTLLAIVLSPLIGFGLALLLVLITTWSASRSSPFAADQAFRGLQFLSAALYSLGHGGNDAQKTMGIIAVLLFSQGHLGSEFYVPFWVVISCQAAMGLGTLMGGWRIVHTMGSKITRLTPMQGFCAETGGAITLFMATWLGIPVSTTHTITGAIIGVGAARRASAVRWGVAKGIVMAWIVTIPASAIISAFFYWVAASVML from the coding sequence ATGGATGCCGCCTCCATCTCGCTGCCACTGCTGGTAGGTCTCATCGTAGTGGCCTTGCTGTTCGACTTCATCAATGGCCTTCACGACGCCGCCAATTCCATCGCAACCATTGTCTCAACCCGGGTTCTGAGGCCGCAACTCGCGGTGATCTGGGCTGCGTTCTTCAACTTCATCGCCTTCCTGTTCTTCGGGCTCCATGTTGCGAATACCGTCGGCAGCGGCATTGTTTCGGCCTCCATCATCGATGCCGCCGTCATCTTCGGTGCCCTCATGGGAGCGATCATCTGGAACATCATAACCTGGGCGGGCGGCATTCCCTCCAGCAGCTCCCACGCACTGGTCGGCGGCCTCGTAGGTGCGGGCGTTGCCAAAGCAGGCCTGGGAGCCGTCGTGTGGGGCGGACTTGGGCCCACTCTTCTGGCCATCGTTCTGTCGCCTCTGATCGGGTTTGGGCTCGCACTTCTCCTGGTTCTCATAACCACTTGGTCGGCTTCCCGCTCGTCCCCCTTTGCTGCGGACCAGGCATTTCGCGGCCTACAGTTCCTTTCGGCAGCCCTCTATTCCCTCGGGCACGGCGGCAATGATGCCCAGAAGACCATGGGCATCATTGCTGTGCTGCTGTTCTCGCAGGGCCATCTCGGCAGCGAGTTCTACGTACCCTTCTGGGTTGTCATTTCCTGTCAGGCCGCCATGGGCCTGGGGACCCTGATGGGCGGCTGGCGGATCGTGCATACGATGGGATCGAAGATCACCCGCCTCACCCCCATGCAGGGCTTCTGCGCGGAGACGGGGGGAGCCATTACGCTCTTCATGGCCACCTGGCTCGGCATTCCGGTCTCGACGACCCACACGATCACAGGGGCGATCATCGGGGTCGGAGCCGCCCGCAGGGCCTCAGCCGTCAGGTGGGGCGTCGCCAAGGGCATCGTGATGGCCTGGATTGTGACGATCCCAGCCTCAGCGATCATCTCGGCGTTCTTCTACTGGGTCGCAGCCTCAGTCATGTTGTGA
- a CDS encoding DUF47 domain-containing protein has translation MLRWFRALMPKEDQFFDLFEEHSRIILAGAEALRATLAGGPDIEQNIATVMNREDDADKITGEVLAAIRRSFITPFDRGDIKDLITSMDDAIDQMRKTVKSVALFKVSRFEPEMVEMADCIVQGARIVQEVIPMLRSVGTNAGRISTLSERITQIEGQTDDLHDAARSRMFQAMGSAHALDFWVASEVLDHLERVMDRLEDVVHEVHSIVIEHV, from the coding sequence ATGCTTCGATGGTTCCGCGCGCTGATGCCCAAGGAAGATCAGTTCTTCGATCTGTTTGAAGAGCATTCGAGGATAATTCTGGCCGGCGCAGAAGCCCTTCGGGCAACCTTGGCGGGTGGCCCCGATATCGAGCAGAACATCGCAACCGTGATGAACCGCGAGGATGACGCGGACAAGATCACGGGAGAAGTGCTCGCTGCCATCCGGCGATCCTTCATCACGCCGTTCGACCGAGGCGATATCAAGGATCTCATCACGTCGATGGATGATGCGATCGACCAGATGCGCAAGACCGTCAAATCGGTGGCCCTCTTCAAGGTCAGCCGGTTCGAACCTGAGATGGTCGAGATGGCGGATTGCATCGTCCAAGGCGCCCGGATCGTTCAGGAGGTCATTCCGATGCTGCGCTCCGTCGGCACGAATGCGGGGCGGATCAGCACCCTGTCGGAGCGCATCACGCAGATCGAAGGACAGACGGACGATCTTCACGATGCTGCCCGCAGCCGCATGTTCCAGGCGATGGGATCGGCTCACGCTCTCGACTTCTGGGTCGCGTCGGAGGTGCTTGACCATCTCGAACGGGTGATGGACCGTCTGGAGGATGTCGTCCACGAGGTCCACAGCATCGTGATCGAGCACGTCTGA
- a CDS encoding NUDIX hydrolase: MLITSRGTRRWVIPQGWPMKGRKPHASAAREALEEAGLVGEVGKVPIGSYGYGKRLKSREVVPCQGEVFPLKVKSQRKRWPEKGQRSLRWFDLAEAAEAVHEPELRDAIQRAKLLLSSVGAAHVSDGSRN, encoded by the coding sequence ATGCTTATCACCTCCCGCGGCACACGACGCTGGGTCATCCCACAGGGTTGGCCAATGAAAGGGCGAAAACCGCATGCCTCGGCCGCGCGCGAGGCTCTGGAAGAGGCTGGTTTGGTCGGCGAAGTCGGCAAGGTGCCGATTGGCTCGTATGGCTACGGTAAGCGTCTCAAGAGCAGAGAGGTAGTACCCTGTCAGGGAGAGGTCTTTCCGCTCAAGGTGAAAAGTCAGCGCAAGCGCTGGCCGGAGAAGGGGCAACGCAGCCTGCGATGGTTCGACCTAGCGGAAGCCGCTGAAGCAGTTCATGAACCGGAACTCAGGGACGCCATTCAAAGAGCAAAGTTGCTTCTCTCAAGTGTGGGTGCTGCACATGTCAGCGATGGAAGCAGGAACTGA
- a CDS encoding LacI family DNA-binding transcriptional regulator: MEASSDREEQLKRDRATRNFVTAEEVARLAGVSRSAVSRTFTPGASVSADVKQRVQEAAKTLGYRVNRLARSLISDQSNLVGVVGANLSLPFMARQLDELSRALLRRGMQCLLLNAAEAEQGITPLLELILEFRVRAIVVMSGSPPTSIIDECMANGVRVILVNRQADDAEADTIISDDLGGARIAAERLLRAGCRRIGVVGSGARTPTQIRRRVAFTDCVEEAGFKPIVWALGETTYETGMEAAKGLLGSHDLDGVFCVTDLLALGFLDGARGMGRRIPEDLSVIGFDDIPQSAWAPYGLTTVRQSMSDLTGSVLAAIEREMHGEGMELVHEVLPVELVERATVRPSI; this comes from the coding sequence ATGGAGGCGTCTTCAGATCGCGAAGAACAGCTGAAACGCGATCGCGCAACCCGTAACTTCGTTACGGCAGAAGAGGTTGCCCGGCTCGCCGGAGTGTCCCGCTCAGCCGTGTCCCGCACATTCACGCCAGGAGCCAGCGTCTCAGCCGATGTAAAGCAACGGGTTCAGGAAGCGGCCAAAACGTTGGGATATCGGGTCAATCGCCTAGCCCGAAGCCTGATCAGCGACCAGTCCAATCTCGTCGGCGTCGTCGGCGCCAACCTGTCCTTGCCCTTCATGGCGCGCCAGCTTGACGAACTGAGCCGGGCGCTTCTCCGGCGCGGCATGCAGTGCCTGCTCCTGAACGCCGCCGAGGCGGAGCAGGGGATCACGCCGCTGCTCGAGCTCATCCTCGAGTTCCGCGTGCGGGCCATCGTGGTGATGTCCGGTTCGCCGCCCACATCCATCATCGACGAGTGCATGGCTAACGGCGTACGGGTGATCTTGGTCAACCGGCAGGCCGATGACGCCGAAGCGGATACAATCATCAGCGACGATCTGGGCGGTGCCCGCATCGCGGCCGAGCGGCTGCTCAGGGCCGGATGCCGACGGATCGGCGTCGTCGGCAGCGGGGCGCGCACGCCAACCCAGATCCGCCGACGCGTCGCCTTTACCGATTGTGTCGAGGAAGCCGGGTTTAAGCCCATCGTCTGGGCCTTGGGCGAGACCACTTACGAAACTGGCATGGAAGCCGCCAAAGGCCTGCTTGGCTCCCATGACCTGGATGGTGTTTTCTGCGTCACCGATCTCCTGGCGCTCGGCTTTCTCGATGGGGCCCGCGGGATGGGACGGCGCATACCCGAGGATCTCTCGGTCATCGGCTTCGACGACATCCCGCAATCGGCATGGGCTCCCTACGGCCTGACGACTGTCAGGCAGTCGATGAGCGATCTCACCGGGTCCGTGCTGGCGGCCATCGAACGGGAGATGCACGGAGAGGGTATGGAGCTCGTGCATGAAGTCCTTCCGGTCGAACTCGTCGAGCGAGCGACTGTGCGCCCTTCGATCTGA